The Streptococcus viridans genome includes a window with the following:
- the purB gene encoding adenylosuccinate lyase, with amino-acid sequence MIERYSRPEMANIWTEENKYRAWLEVEILADEAWAELGEIPKEDVALIREKADFDIDRILEIEQETRHDVVAFTRAVSETLGEERKWVHYGLTSTDVVDTAYGYLYKQANDIIRKDLENFLNIIADKAKEHKFTIMMGRTHGVHAEPTTFGLKLATWYSEMKRNIERFEHAAAGVEAGKISGAVGNFANIPPFVEKYVCDKLGIRAQEISTQVLPRDLHAEYFAVLASIATSIERMATEIRGLQKSEQREVEEFFAKGQKGSSAMPHKRNPIGSENMTGLARVIRGHMVTAYENVALWHERDISHSSAERIIAPDTTILIDYMLNRFGNIVKNLTVFPENMIRNMNSTFGLIFSQRAMLTLIEKGMTREQAYDLVQPKTAYSWDNQVDFKPLLEADPEVTSRLTQEEIDEIFNPTYYTKRVDEIFERIGLGD; translated from the coding sequence ATGATCGAACGTTACTCTCGCCCTGAGATGGCGAACATTTGGACTGAAGAAAATAAATACCGTGCTTGGCTTGAGGTGGAAATCTTGGCTGACGAAGCATGGGCTGAATTGGGAGAAATCCCTAAGGAAGATGTAGCTTTGATTCGTGAAAAAGCTGACTTTGACATCGACCGTATTTTGGAAATCGAGCAGGAGACTCGCCACGACGTGGTTGCCTTCACACGTGCGGTTTCTGAGACTCTTGGTGAAGAGCGTAAGTGGGTTCACTATGGTTTGACTTCTACTGACGTGGTGGACACTGCCTATGGTTACCTCTACAAACAAGCCAACGACATCATTCGCAAGGATCTTGAAAACTTCCTCAATATCATCGCTGATAAAGCGAAAGAACACAAGTTCACTATCATGATGGGTCGTACTCATGGTGTGCACGCTGAGCCTACAACTTTTGGTCTTAAATTGGCAACTTGGTACAGCGAAATGAAACGAAACATCGAGCGTTTTGAGCACGCGGCTGCTGGTGTGGAAGCTGGTAAGATTTCTGGTGCGGTTGGTAACTTTGCCAACATCCCACCATTCGTTGAAAAATACGTCTGCGATAAATTGGGTATCCGTGCTCAAGAAATCTCTACACAGGTGCTTCCTCGTGACCTTCATGCTGAGTACTTTGCAGTTCTTGCGAGCATCGCAACTTCTATCGAGCGGATGGCAACTGAAATCCGTGGTCTTCAAAAATCAGAACAACGGGAAGTGGAAGAGTTCTTTGCTAAAGGTCAAAAAGGGTCTTCAGCAATGCCTCACAAACGCAACCCTATCGGTTCTGAAAATATGACTGGTCTTGCGCGTGTTATCCGTGGCCACATGGTAACAGCTTATGAGAATGTCGCTCTCTGGCACGAGCGTGATATCTCTCACTCGTCAGCTGAGCGTATCATTGCACCAGATACGACCATCTTGATTGACTACATGCTCAACCGTTTTGGTAATATCGTCAAGAACTTGACTGTCTTCCCAGAAAACATGATCCGTAACATGAATTCAACCTTTGGTCTGATCTTCAGTCAACGTGCCATGTTGACCTTGATTGAAAAAGGAATGACCCGTGAGCAAGCCTATGACTTGGTGCAACCAAAAACAGCCTACTCTTGGGACAATCAAGTGGACTTTAAACCGCTCCTAGAAGCAGATCCAGAAGTAACATCTCGCCTCACTCAAGAAGAAATCGATGAAATTTTCAACCCAACTTACTACACCAAACGAGTGGATGAAATCTTCGAACGCATCGGCTTGGGAGACTAA
- a CDS encoding GntR family transcriptional regulator produces MAIPKYQHIKDDLKQQIISGKFENGDKFYTEAELIKIYNVSSITVVRALNDLASDGYIVRQQGKGTFVSRARKHKLVEFSDVETFPIQKATVKVLSIKRGNALNILDKLGLAPTQFYYKIDRTRHIGEDTYIYHQTYVPEQYINPNYPSLDYYSSIYDRFKEDYHIHMNDEHFEEINDIVFPTPSKIASVLNIDENFPTVRQVKTTKLEATGQILEYSETYKRGDYYKIKFISCDRDH; encoded by the coding sequence ATGGCAATCCCAAAATACCAACACATCAAAGATGATTTGAAACAACAAATTATCTCAGGCAAATTCGAAAATGGAGATAAATTTTACACAGAAGCCGAGCTGATTAAGATTTATAATGTTAGCTCGATTACTGTTGTTCGGGCTTTGAACGATTTGGCTAGCGATGGATACATCGTCCGCCAACAAGGAAAAGGAACCTTTGTTTCGCGCGCTAGAAAACACAAGCTGGTTGAGTTTTCAGACGTTGAAACCTTCCCTATCCAAAAAGCGACTGTAAAAGTTCTCTCTATTAAGCGTGGCAACGCGCTGAACATCTTGGATAAACTAGGGCTCGCTCCGACTCAATTCTATTATAAGATTGATCGGACCCGTCATATTGGTGAAGATACCTATATCTACCACCAGACCTATGTCCCAGAGCAATATATTAACCCAAATTATCCGAGCTTAGATTACTATAGTTCGATTTATGATCGCTTCAAAGAAGATTATCATATTCATATGAATGATGAACACTTTGAAGAAATCAATGATATTGTATTTCCAACACCAAGCAAAATCGCTTCTGTGTTGAATATCGATGAAAACTTCCCAACTGTCCGTCAAGTGAAGACGACAAAATTGGAAGCGACCGGTCAAATTCTCGAATATAGCGAAACCTATAAACGTGGCGACTACTACAAAATCAAATTTATCTCTTGTGATCGTGATCATTGA